The genomic window AAAAGAGTTGTGCGCTTATTAAATCAAAGATTGAGACTAAAAACAAATGATTTAGAACTTCTAGTGCAAGTAAACCACCTCAAGCGCCGACAAGTGCTTTAAAAAAGGtgatataaataaaatacatcaaCGATTCTGATCTTTGCATAAATAACCTGCAAAGAGCTAATAACCATGATACAGAACTCTATTAAGCTGCAATATAAAGCCAACCCTTTTCCTGAAACATTTACTTGACTGCTACTGCCATGAATTAACCACTCTCTTTGCCGTCTGCGGCCCGAAGTGAGCCTAATTGAACTGGAGCTTGGGTTTGCACCACTTTTGATGATCCATATCCTGATGTATCAATACCTTGAGCATTCTCCTTTTCAAGCTGCTCCTTAATCCAGATGTATGTAATCCTCAAACCATCCTACAATATCAAAATTCAGATACTGCGGTAAGTATACAAAGAATTATGTGGATGTTCAtggtctcaaatataagcaataaATCAGTCTTATTTGGTAGTCCTAACTAACTATATAACCAAAATCCAactagtttttatatttaatgctattattcttaaaatacccttcaaatgaaaaaagttctcaaacaaaattaaaggaaaACAAATGGTTGTTTAggaaatgaaattattattttgattacaTCAAGAAAACTTAATGAGATTAACTACTATCCTTAATATATGTCTAGTCAATTACagtaattttgtttataattgagaCCGGATGGAGTAGAGAACGATGTCAGTTAGAATTTTATCAATGTGAAGAAAACCTAAACATTTCATTACTCTTTCTTGATGAAGACAAAGGAAGCAAATGAGTGAGTCATTGTATAGAACAACAAACTGAAATGGGTGCAGTTGGCCTATGAGACGACTGTTCATCGGACAGCAAACTGAACTTTGAGTATAATACATAAAGAAGGAATAGGAAGGTGATTTTCACTCGATGAAATTATTAATACCTTCAACTTCATTGTTGGAGCCCAGCCAAGTTTCTCTTTTATAAGTGTATTGTCTGAGTTACGACCACGAACACCTTCTGGACCTGGAATGTGATGGATAGGAGTCTTCTTGTTGTCAAAACCAAGAACAATCTCAGCCATTTCATTCATGCTGACCATTTCATCACTTCCAATATTTACCGGCTCACGGAAGTCGGATTTAGTCAGTCTAAACACAACAATAAACCAAAATGTCAAGTCTCATCATAGGATTCtaataaacttttaaaataaaagataaaacaatTGCTTCATAAAGACCATATCATCTTCCCTATCAAACCAGTTACGGCAAATACTAAATTACACGAAAGCAGTAATCCCTCTTATAGCCATTTAATCCAATAATGTTGATGGAGTGAGCTAATTGGATTTTGCGAAGAaacttttttaatgaaattgacAACTACTTAGAATAACTAATACATGAAAAGTTTACTTTAATGGTTCTGTTTACATCAATCATAGAAATCATAAGCTCAAAATTCTAATTCAACAAGAGAAACCATACATAGAAGACATGAATAAAGCGGGATAAGCCGCACAATCAAAGAAGACCTACCTAAGCACACCTTCAACAcactcatcaatgaaggtgaATGACCGTGTCTGTAAACCATCTCCCCACATCTCGAATTTGTCTGTGGATGTGATTGCTTTACGACAAAAAGCAGCAGGAGCCTTTTCCCTTCCACCTGTATCGCAAAACGACAAACTCTTTAAATCCAAAAGCTCGCCAAAATTAAAGACAAATACCAATTTACTCATTTGGAAAATATGAAACAACCAAAATTTGCAATTCAGTCAAGAACAACATGCCTTTCCATGTCCCGAAAGGACCATATATGTTATGGAACCTCCCAATGCGGCACTCAATTCCAAAATCTTTGTTATAGTGCTTGCATATCTCCTCTGTTGCAAGCTTCTCTAGCCCGTACGCATCTTGTGGCTAAACACATTCATCAAACCGAACACATCAATCCCAGTCATAATGTAAAAATTAAGAACCAACATTCATCAAACAAAAAGAGGTCGCTAACAAACCTCAGCAGGCCATGCATCAGACTCCTTCAAGCTCACATTAGTAGTTTCCAACTGTTTAAATTCAGGGTAGATACAAGCACTCGAGGCATAAAAGAACCTGAAAAAAACACGTTTTTGCAATTGACGTCAGTAAAGTACATCATATAATCGAAACAAACATAACATCACAATATTTGTTCGGTTATATAGGTCCAAACACACGATGTAAAGGACACTAACCTCTTAATGCCATTAATCCTAGCAGCCTCAATCATATTGAAACTAATCATAGTGTTATTATACATAATAACAGAATGATTGGACTGAATAAAACCCATTCCACCCATATCAGCGGCAAGATTGAAAACATGGTCAACCCCTTTCGTAACTGTTAAACAGTTATCCATGACCCTAAGATCAACAAGATGGAATTCATCACAGAACATATCCTCAGTCATGTGCTCATTCTTCTTCCAATCAGAAGCAATAATGTAATGTCCCTCGGTCTTAAGGCGACGCGCTAAGTGAGACGCAATAAAACCCCCGGCACCAGTGAttgaaattttaagtttttctgaTGGCCAATAAGGCTCTCTCTCAAGATTCTCATAGGTGTATTCTCCATAGTTAGTTTTCCCAGTACTTCCCATTCTGCAATATACAACAACATGAATTtagacaaaaaccaaaaaattgatCTTAATTGAATTCAAAACACATGTAGATACTCcttaaacaaataaaacaaattaataggaacgtaaaaaagtgaaattaaataattaactcTACAACACCGACACTTCTGATTGAAGGTGTATCCCTGACACAgacacatgtgattacatttacctaattcattttttcaaatatttaccGGTGTCGACATGGTTCATATAATGAAAGCATgtgaaaacaataaaatcacTATGGCTAACAAAAAAGTATAGAAAATGAATTCTTAGAAGCATCCATCCAAATTTCGAAAGGggtaaataaaaattagatttttagaGTATATTGAATTGaagcaaaacaaaacaaagtagTATAGTAGAATTGTtattatagtatagtatagtatataaTAGCAATGGTAATTTGTGAGAGTAAAACAAAAACGAAAACAGAGATCTGATGTATGCAAAAGACACGACACGGTAAAGGCGTTTTAGATAAGATTTATGCAGAcaagcaaacaaacaaacccTTGATAATTGAAACGTTAAACCCTAAATTGCAAGAAATATTACTATTGAtataatgaatgaataaataaataaatggaaggAGTGGAAGTGAACAAACCTGAATTGAGGGTGAGGAGAGGGAAACGAAAGAGATAGTTTAGTGATAATGTGTGGAGGGAGAGAAGGGATTGGTGGATTGTGGAAGGAAAATGGTGATATGTTGTTCTATATATAGGATGATGAGAATGGAGGGCCACCCGTTTGATATTTTGTTTGCAGCTTATAATTGGGTAGCTAGCTATGTAATAATCTGACTATCTACACACACAgacaaaattttcatattttcattCCTCCCTCAGGAAACTTCTCACTTTACACTTACagtatctatactatatatccATGTTTGGAACCCAATTGCGTTGATCCGATAGTGttggtttgggttttttttaaggttttacATTTGATTCTCTCTGTGGGCTAATTTTGGTGGGTTAGTTCAGCAAAAAAACTCTAACTTTAAATGGGACATCCACAAGTTggcggtgagattggtcccctCGAATTAGGGCCAATTTCAGTTTATctcaattttgaataaaaaatctCCGTTTTGCCCTAAACTAAtctatataatgtgatgtctctaCAAGGATAATTGAACTATCCATTTAACATCCCAACTTGAAATCTCGTAATCCAGCATAACTTGGTTCATTGACGTTCATAGGGATGTCAATTTGATTTGTAAATGAGAATTCTCGTGAGAATTTTTCCCGGTAGAGATGAAGATGGAGGAGAAAGTCCCAACGAAAGAGGTTTGGAGATCCGGACCGAAATTCTCCGTTCCGCGGAGACTCCGTTTTCaaaaactttattaaaataacatttataaaagtatctttatatattatttttaattgtattttcacacaatatgtatataaatttatttatatatgatgttTATTATTGTCACAAGACTCAtaataatgttttaattttgtattttttttattaaacttttttttacaactaatttaattgaaaataatagaaatttaatATGTTTTGTTAAGGTTGATGGATCGCGCGAAAATAAGAATGAGAGAAGAATAGTCTTCGAAGTAGATCAGAATGAGGATGATAAACAttttaaatgatagaaaaaaaaaagtaataaaattacTCCTCACTATTCTCATTCGGTTGACATATATAGACTTATATGACATGAGATGATTTTTCACCCCGGACACCCCTACTAGGGATGGCAAAATTGTCCAACTTGTTCTATCCCTCCCCGTTATTAACTCGCATAAGAAGGAGAGGAGCGGGTTAACTAGTGATGGTGGGTTGAAAGTTTCATCCCGCCCCTTTTCATGGCGGATTGCAGGTTGACATGAGTGCCCCGccaataattttttgaaaaaaagcaatcaattttttcaaaaatatcatacaaatttgtaaaaaaaataaaataaaaaattatttaaggaaatcaaaatataaaccaacaaggtaaaaaaaaaaaattatcattcaaaaatttaaacatCCATGATCAATGTAGTCATGACCTCGGTTACTAGCGTCCGTACGAATGTCAAATGGAATGGTGTTAGAGCGGAGTACTTTCAACCGCAACAAGGTATCAGGCAGGGTGATCCTATATCGCCTTATCTTTTTGTTATTTGCATGGATAAACTGTCGCATTTGATTACGCAAGGAGTTCAGGAGGGAGAGTGGAAACCTATGAGGGCGGGTAAAAATGGTCCCTTTATTTCGCATCTTATGTTTGCGGATGACTTACTTCTTTTTGCGGAGGCTACTTCCACACAAATGAATGTTGTTCTAAGAATTCTTGGTCAGTTCTGCCAATTATCAGGTCAACAAGTCTCTCATGAGAAAACTAGCATCATGTTCTCAAAAAATGTTGGCCATCAAGTTAGAGAGGAGTTACTACTATTATCTGGCTTCAATGTAACCCCTTCTTTGGGGAAATATTTAGGAGTTCCTCTTGTGGGGAGAGCTCCAAGGAGATCAGACTATAACTACTTGTTAGATCAGGTAAAGAGCAAGTTATCGGCATGGAAAGCAAAACAATTGTCTTTCGCCGGTAGAGTCACGCTTTCGAAGTCGGTTATCGAGGCCATTCCCATCTATCCCATGATGACTACTCCCATTCCGAAAGCTTGTTTGAATGAAATTCAGAAAATCCAGCGGGCTTTTATATGGGGTGACGAAGATGGAAGTCACAAATACCATGCTGTGAGTTGGGACATTGTTACCAAACCAAAAGCTCATGGTGGTTTGGGTATTCGGCGCttaattaatatgaataaagCTTGTTTAATGAAATTAGGCTGGGCTCTTCGAACTGGTCAACAAGCTCTGTGGATCGATGTTGTGAAAGGTAAATATGTGAGACAAAATTCAAGTATTGAAGATCCCATTGTGAGAGCGCAAGACTCTACTTTGTGGAAGAGTTTGTCTACTGCTTTACACAATTTTCATATGTATGAATTTTGGACTATTGGTGATGGGGCTACTGTGAATGCATGGAGTGATCATTGGTTATTATATGGGAGGCCAATACAAGATCTTGGCATTGTAATACCTCACGAATTGCAAGGTTGGAAGGTGAAGGACTTAGTGGATAATAATGGAGTTTGGAAAGTAGATGATCTAAGTACATGGCTAcctcaaaatatattaaatagatTATTTGCTATTGTACCACCAAAAAATGTTGCTGCTGCGGACAGGCTAGCTTGGAGAGGCACAACAGATGGAAAATTCAGTATTGCTTCAGCATATACAATGCTTTGTAATTTTAATGATGACGAGTGGGATGTTGTGTGGCGGCGGGTTTGGCGCCTGCAAGTTTCGGAGCGAGTTCGTAGCTTTATATGGTTGGTGAAACATGATCGTTTACTTACAAATTATCGCAAGAGTAAGATGAATGTTTGTACACCTTGGTGTAAGCACTGTGTGGATATAGTTGAAGATACCATGCATGTTCTTCGAGACTGCCCTTTAGCCAAAGTAATTTGGTGTAATTTGATGAATGGCTTAGCAGGAGATACTTTTTATGCTGCTAATTTGCATGATTGGATAACTATGAACCTGCAGCAAGATCTTGGGAGAGTGAAGGCAGGTATTTGGAGTTGTGTGTGGGCAGTCGGGTGTCATTTTCTTTGGCTTTGGCGTAACAGAGAGGCTCATGGAGATGAGCGAGTGAGGCCGAGTCAACCGTGGCAGGTGATCATGAACTGGGTTCATCATTATAAGCGAGCCAATGTTTCGCAGATAGCATTGCATATAACAACTAAGGAGGTAGTACAAATTGGGTGGAATGGTCCGGAAGGAGATTGGATAATGCTCAATACCGATGGTGCTAGTAGGTGCGGTAGCACTGCTGGATGCGGGGGACTGCTAAGAAACTCGGGTGGTCAATGGCTCGGGGGTTTCTCGCATCATTTGGGTCGGTGTAATGCATACATTGCAGAGCTGTGGGGGGTCTTTGATGGTCTCACGTTTGCATATGATAGAGGTTTCAAAAAGATTGCGCTGCATATCGACTCTAATGTTGTGGTACACACTCTTCAAAGCGACAAGGATGGAAGTGTTGTTGGATGGAGAATTATTCAAGAAATTAGACGGTTACTTGGTATGGATTGGGAAGTTAAGATTTGTCACTCTTATCGTGAATCAAATGCTTGTGATGATGCTCTTGCTAATTTGGGGTGTGATCATGAGCCGGGGATGCGTGTGTATGAGCAATGTCCTGTGAGTCTGAGCTCATTGTTGTTAGCTGATGTTATGGGGATAACTACCCCTAGAGTCATCTCTCTgtagtttcttttcttttgggctttggccccttttgtatccaaaaaaaaaatatcaaagaaactACTCAAtttatattcaaagataatgCTCAATCCCAATATATGGATATAGGTGTCTctcattaataaaattttaactttatttagaaaaatgtataattttctttttttgaaaaaaattaccTTTATAGTGTAGGAAATCAGAATATGCCTTTATTCGTCAAAAGAATCATTCACTAAATCCAGATTGATTAAGATTTTCCTCTTTCCCACTAAAAGGTGATATGGGAAAGTCATTCAAACACGTTGCATATTATGAACCGAACAAAAGCAAGGAAAGTCTTTCAAGATCAATAATGATACccaataaacatttttttttttaaaatcacttGGTTATCAATAGCTAGTTTAACACGATAATATATAATGTACTAATTCACAATTTAAAGGTTAGGTAACTAGGATTATTTTAATGAGTAGGGTCTCAAACCATAAGAAACAagatttgtaatttatttactAGTACTAGAGCACACCGTGACGTATTGGCTGCGTTGATAAAGAACAAACACATGAATCCAGTTGGTCTAAGGAGTAAGGTTGAAGTAAGCACTTCTTTCTACCTCCTAATTCCTAATAGCTAGAAATGATGAGTACAAAAGGCAAGCAGAAGCAGGTAAAAGGAAACTACTGGGAAACTGCTTTCAAATGCATACAACTACACTAGCTagcttctttttgttttatttctataAGTTCTCTCCATGAAAGATAATCTTATTTGAAACACATGTCGAATACtgtattaaatatgaatatCTTTGTAACCGTCGTGATTGAAATATTAGTTGATAACGTCGTTATGAGAATCtaattttatgttatgtttatgataaataataaatatttcaaatattgTTTGTCATTGTCACACCTTCAATCAAtaactaatttaaaattttgtttataataaccAATTTTATAACTATtcttcaacaaataaaaaaatatatattattttgattcgAGTGAAACTgaaaacaaatcatttaaatGAAGTCATGGGTTCTTAgtcttataaattaaaaatgtgGAGACTTTAATGAAGGTGGTTAGTCTAGTTCTCGATAGAGATTAATAAAATTGTTGAATACTTCACACCAATAAtatggttaaaaaaatataaatctaaatgaTTCGTGCAAGACATGCATAAATTAGTATTCACTCTAAATTATAAGATTTTGGTTTTTGTTAGATTGTGTTATTAAGAAAATTAGGTACTACAATGTGAAAGAAAAGGCAATTATCCTTTGAGGTTTGAGTTACTCTTGTCAATTTTGTCCTGTCTACTCAGCCCAGTGTGTGATGAAATGAAATTGACAAAAAGTACAAAACTTTGTTTGGGTGATGATGAGAATCATTGCAAAATTCATATGGTTGCTTGGAAGGATATTTACCAACCGAAAAATGAGGTCCTCTACTCAAAGTATAAGGGTGTGTGATTCTCAAAACAACAAGTACACAGGATAGAACTTTATGATAAGATAACATTGTGACGAAGAGAGATatgatgataatatttttatattcgagaATAAAATAggttgtattttttatagttgtaataaggacaaaaagttgtcatgtggtttagtgaggataaaaaatcttgtttttgttgtgTCTCTTGCTACCTGTTTTGTCCAGTCTCATAACcagtttttaaatcaaataggatataacaaaagttgtccagttCAATCATCtgtttttttagcagatcaaacaaaTCCTAAATGGATTCAGGAGTTAGTTACTTGTATTAAAGAAggacaaattttcaaatatttgaaGGAAGTTGAAAAGAATCATTGTTAAAGATTAATACAATTGAGCATGTGAGATTTTGGACGATCATTGGATCCATGGAGTGGGCAATCAAAGTCTACATAACCTTCGTGCTATATATGATATTGAAGGATGTCACAAAGTTAAAGATAATATTTTATCTTTAGGGAGTTGGTACTTGAGGAACTTATGTCAATTCTTCATGTAGATGGTTGCAATAGCCTTGACCACGTATTTAATCCCTtgtgtttattttaagtttttaatttggtcacttacatttaaaacatattaatttggtctcttatacGTTTTTACCGTTTGCattagttagtcctttccgtcaattttgtcatatGTGGCAACcagtttgcatatgtggacagacacgtggACACGTTGTCACGTAtatagttcaaacggtgttagtgacaaaattaacggaaatgactaaattgaaacctaatagaaacataagggatcaaattgaaacctaaaataaacgtaagtgACCAAATATGTAATTAAGTCGTTGCAATATTAGTAAGTCATAGTACTTACTCTCATGCCCTAAGGTAGTATCGATGAATTAACTTGGTTAGGATTTACTAATGGTACtttttctataaatattaaataatgcCTATAATAGTTTATACCCAAATTTGTCAACTCccaatacatatatttttaaacttatgGCTTAAACATATGAGATTATTGCGTTAGAGTTGCACCATTGGAGATGCCTTATGTGTTCTTGACGCGGCATGTCATCTTAGAGTATGTGCCCTATGTGTAACGGTGAAGAAATCCTTCTCCATGCAAAGGATGTTTGGTTATATGTTACTATATCCAATTGAGTTCTTTTAGTATGAGGATAATATAATGTTGAGGATCAACCTTTTATAATGTTGAGGATCAATCTTTTAAGGTGATAAATtagaatttaaattatttagaCACACTCGCATAAATAGAAAAAaggtaggaaaaaaaatcattattagtaaaataaataattaaataagtaCTATATGTTTTTATGTGTGTGGCCTAAATAATTTAAATGTGTAATCTTTTTTGTGTTTGCATGGGTATTGAttaatctttttgtttttagagtagttgtttttatgtgaACCTTAAACTTTTGAGATTCTCCATGGCACATCTTGTATTACTTCAGACTATCCGTtggttttaatatattttatttttatttattcaaaaaaaattatttatttattttggacgAAAATTTAGATGTGTAATTGTGTGGTCACGATTATTATCTTTCTTTGAGCGGACTTGGGGGACTTTATGGCCCTAATCAAATGATAGTTCTTCAAATGTTGCCATCAGACTCTTCTTtagcttatttttaaattgttgtTTCTTAGAACTGTTCCTCTTGTACTTATCCTTGGaggacatttctggacaatcaacAATGAAGTGTCCCGACTTTTTGCAATTAAAACAGTTCTTCTGTTCTTATTTCTTTCTAGAGTTTCTTGAGACACTTCCTCTGAAGTTATTCTTGTTGAATTTTGCCCATTGTTAGAAACTCTTCATCTTTCAATTCATCCTCTTGGCCATCTGCAGAAGGTTTTTCTTCAACCTCAACAAGCTTGGCCTTAAGAGCTTTAGGAGAAGTCTttgttgactgtaaagccactgacttagacttcttctaaGCTGCTgcatcagcattcagaaccatctcatggcttctgagattacTGATCAGAACCTTAAGACTCATAttcttgagattttgagtttCCTCAATAGCAGTTACCTTAGGTCTCCACACTAGAGGTAAACTTCttagaatcttctgaacatggtcataggtagtataactcattttcaagaCCTTAAGACTAGATACAAGAGTTTGAAACCTTGTGAACATGGTTTCAATATATTCATCTTTTTCCATGGTAAAGAGTTCATATTGTTTGATCAGGAGACTTGCTTTTGCTTTTTGTACCTTTTCATTTCCATCATAAGTAGTACATagagaatcaaagatagatttgaCACTTGATTTATCTCTTATTCTCACATAATCTTCATGCTTGATAGCTCCAACAACGATATCCTTCACTTTATGATGATTCATGTAAATCTTCATATCAACAGCAGAGAGTAACTTTCTATCAGTAATAGATAATCTTCCATTTTCATTCGAGTCTTTGAAAGTTACTCCTACTTCAACAAGATCACATAACTCATAATCAATGCCAGTAATATAACTGTAGAGTTTTTCCTTCCACCATTCAAAAGTAGAAGCATCACCATTAAAGATAAATGTTTTTCTACCACTATATCCAGAATGATGTGGAGTAGGATTGATTTTGTCATAGTTGAATGACACTCCTCTAGATGATCCAACAACTTCTGTATTATCAGATTCAGACATGATGTGTTTTCAAGATCTTTAATGTCTCACTGTTAGGTGAAAGTAACAGATctgagctctagataccaatataaggtgaaaacacaagaaggggagTTGAAATGTATTTTAAGacaaactaaatttttttcaagttaTAGGTTGGTTCTTGTTTCCAGCGGATTAAGCAACACAATATCAAGGGAGAGAAGATAGACACAAACAATTTATACTAGTTCCCCTCACAAACCAAGAGTACTTCAGTCCCCTTACACTTCCAAGAGAATAATACCGGGAGTGGGAGATTCGATTACCCAAGATTTCGAAgctgaaatatatatatatatatatatatatatatatatatatatatatatatatatatatatatatatatatatatatatatatatatatatatataacatagtAGAACTATTTCAAAAATTGGCAGGCATTATTTATTCTCAAAT from Trifolium pratense cultivar HEN17-A07 linkage group LG1, ARS_RC_1.1, whole genome shotgun sequence includes these protein-coding regions:
- the LOC123903116 gene encoding GDP-mannose 3,5-epimerase 2-like is translated as MGSTGKTNYGEYTYENLEREPYWPSEKLKISITGAGGFIASHLARRLKTEGHYIIASDWKKNEHMTEDMFCDEFHLVDLRVMDNCLTVTKGVDHVFNLAADMGGMGFIQSNHSVIMYNNTMISFNMIEAARINGIKRFFYASSACIYPEFKQLETTNVSLKESDAWPAEPQDAYGLEKLATEEICKHYNKDFGIECRIGRFHNIYGPFGTWKGGREKAPAAFCRKAITSTDKFEMWGDGLQTRSFTFIDECVEGVLRLTKSDFREPVNIGSDEMVSMNEMAEIVLGFDNKKTPIHHIPGPEGVRGRNSDNTLIKEKLGWAPTMKLKDGLRITYIWIKEQLEKENAQGIDTSGYGSSKVVQTQAPVQLGSLRAADGKESG